The nucleotide sequence AGCTCTCGGAGTTTCCGGATGGTTCCGGGGCCCTCGCTCCTGACCTGATCGGAAATCGCGATGAGTCCAAGCACGCTCTTTTCATCTGCAAGGATGACGACCGTTTTTCCCGCCTCTTCGAGCTGTGCGAGTTTCTGTTCGACGAGGGGAGAACAGATGCCCAGTTCTTCCATGAGAAGATGGTTGCCGACAATGTACGTTGTGCCGTCTACGCGCGTCCGGATCCCCTTGCCGGTCATTGACGCAAAATCCTCCGTCTGTATGTCGGAGAGCTGTATTCCGGATTCTCTTGCTTTCCGGAGTAGCGCCTCTGCGAGATGATGTTCGGAATGAAGTTCCGCAGCGGCCGCAATGCGAAGAATCTCCTGCTCGGGGAGAGAATTCAGCGGCATGACATCTGTCACCACGGCCCGTCCCTGGGTCAATGTTCCTGTCTTATCGAATGCGATCGCACGAAGTCCGGCCAGAAGCTCCAGGTGCCTGCCGCCTTTGATGAGGATGCCGTTGCGGGCTGCGTTCGTAATCGCGCCCGCAAGCGTCACGGGGGTTGATATCACCAGGGCGCAAGGACACGCGATAACGAGCAGGACAAGAGACCTGTAGAACCAGTCTGCGAAGAGCCCGCCAAAAAAGATCGGGGGAATAAGGGCAACGCAAAAGGCGAGTATGAAGATGGCCGGCGTGTAGTACCGTGCGAAGCGCTCGACCGCAGTCTGGCTGGGAGCTTTCTTGTTTTGCGCTTCCTCGACGAGATGGATGATTCTCGCAATGGTTGAGTCGCTCGATGGTTTTGTCACGCTGACGAAGAGCACTCCCAGCTGATTGAACGTGCCGGCATAGACAGCGTCGCCGCGGCTCTTGGGGGAGGGGAACGGTTCTCCTGTAATCGCGGCCTGGTCAACTGACGATGCGCCTTTGAGAACGACGCCGTCGACCGGAATGCGCTCGCCCGGGCGGACGATGACCGTTTCTCCGATCCTGATCTCTGCCAAAGGCACGGTGCACTCTGTGCTGTCACGCAGAACGGTAGCGCTGGCCGGTGCGAGCTTCATCAGGGACCTGATTGCGTTCCGCGTCCTTTCCGTGCTGGCCGATTCGAGCAGGAGGGAGACAGAAAACAGAAATATCACCGCCGCCCCTTCCGCATATTGCCCGATGACCACCGCTCCAACCGAAGCGACGATCATCAGACCGTTCATTTCGAGTGCAAGAGACCGTATCGCTTTGAACGCTTTCAGCGCAATGTGCCAGCCGCCAGCGAACAGGGAGAACAGGAAGAACACGTCTGCCGTTAATCCGGGCGCGGTGGAGAATTGGACTGCCATCCCGGTGAGAAACAGTATCCCGGAAATGGCTGTGGAAGCGAGGAGTCTCCTGAAGCTCTTGTTGATGGGGGCTCCGGCCTTCGATTCGATCTGTCCGGGAAGGCCCATCCTGTTAAGTTGATATGCGATCGATTCTTCGTCGCAGCTGTGTTTCACTTTAAGCTTGTGGGAAATCAGGCTGAACTCGAGCTCGCTGACCCCCGGAAGGTTCTGCAGCTTTTTCCGGATGAGCTGCTCCTCCGTCGCACAGCACAGATCGTTGATCAGATATGTCGTCTCTTGAATGTCAGAGAGTCTCTCGTTCATAACCTGTGCCTTGTCGTCTCTCCAGCGAACAATTCAACATGGCAGTTCGCACTTAATAATTCGCAATTCAAAATCATCATCTCCTCATTCCTCGCTGTGTCTCGACGCTACCCTCAGCAGATCTTCGATATGCTCATCGTCAAGCGAATAGAACACCAACTTCCCGTCCTTTCGCTGTTTGACGAGCCGCAGCGATTTCAGCAGCCGGAGCTGGTGAGAAACAGCTGACTCCGACATCCCAACAACGGTCGCAATGTCGAGCACGCACAATTCCTGTTTGCTCAGTGCGAGGACTATCTTGAGACGCGTCTGGTCCCCGAGGACTTTGAACGTCTCCGCCATCTCGACAATGGTGAGTTCGGCCGCCAGTCCCTTTTTGGCCGTTCGGATTGCTGCCTGGTGATTGTGAATTGCCATGGCTAACTCCTGAACGATTGAGCAGATGTTCAATCGTTAAGGTAACAAGAAAAGGTGGAATGTGTCAAGGGAAATAACCTGAAGGGAATTGTGCGCTGGAAAGTGGCTCGCGCCGCCGGTGCGTGAACAGCGATCGCATCTCTTGACTCCACGATTCCACTGCTCAAATACTGCACTTCTTGTCTTTCTGCCAACGGAAAT is from Ignavibacteriales bacterium and encodes:
- a CDS encoding heavy metal translocating P-type ATPase, encoding MNERLSDIQETTYLINDLCCATEEQLIRKKLQNLPGVSELEFSLISHKLKVKHSCDEESIAYQLNRMGLPGQIESKAGAPINKSFRRLLASTAISGILFLTGMAVQFSTAPGLTADVFFLFSLFAGGWHIALKAFKAIRSLALEMNGLMIVASVGAVVIGQYAEGAAVIFLFSVSLLLESASTERTRNAIRSLMKLAPASATVLRDSTECTVPLAEIRIGETVIVRPGERIPVDGVVLKGASSVDQAAITGEPFPSPKSRGDAVYAGTFNQLGVLFVSVTKPSSDSTIARIIHLVEEAQNKKAPSQTAVERFARYYTPAIFILAFCVALIPPIFFGGLFADWFYRSLVLLVIACPCALVISTPVTLAGAITNAARNGILIKGGRHLELLAGLRAIAFDKTGTLTQGRAVVTDVMPLNSLPEQEILRIAAAAELHSEHHLAEALLRKARESGIQLSDIQTEDFASMTGKGIRTRVDGTTYIVGNHLLMEELGICSPLVEQKLAQLEEAGKTVVILADEKSVLGLIAISDQVRSEGPGTIRKLRELGIHRVALLTGDNEGTARAVAEQLEVSDLHFGLLPDAKLRAIEELRKRYGCVGMVGDGINDAPALAAADVGIAMGGAGSDIALETGDVVLLSDNIEKIPYAIALGKKAVRIIWQNISIALATKSVFLVLGVFGWTSLWLAILADDGAALIVILNALRVLKQDR
- a CDS encoding metalloregulator ArsR/SmtB family transcription factor, with the protein product MAIHNHQAAIRTAKKGLAAELTIVEMAETFKVLGDQTRLKIVLALSKQELCVLDIATVVGMSESAVSHQLRLLKSLRLVKQRKDGKLVFYSLDDEHIEDLLRVASRHSEE